A section of the Oryzias latipes chromosome 10, ASM223467v1 genome encodes:
- the LOC101159277 gene encoding N-acetyllactosaminide beta-1,3-N-acetylglucosaminyltransferase 2 produces the protein MARYCCRWRNLLLCVCTPFCCLLLFFTYAAVNISISLNGVSSRPERAENVILPVIPTTFWEHHSSAFWNQLQRAVDYHFNPILYSESRNRSAIVHLGDSLLNKSFFEVTNMGHMKKKLEELPPAMQKYVSHMQRRSYPVLIQPDGACGAKARREDQTPFILFAIKSSELNIKNRQAIRQTWGQVGWVQGQKNSSNKEEVGGYVRRVFLLGKEDSHFLGANMSHLLNAENRRYGDILQWDFEDTFFNLTLKDVLFWSWFSRNCGRTLFVFKGDDDVFVNTPKLISYLHEELKKPHAHATMKEFMIGDVIGDAMPIRAKYSKYFVPDSFYKGIYPSYAGGGGVVYSGHLARRLHHISKTVHLYPIDDVFVGMCMLRLNALPIHHPSFLTFDFPSTIKEDPCADHTVLLVHKRGPEQLVEMWAELKRTWTQCRDVPLWAPVIKKP, from the coding sequence ATGGCCAGGTACTGCTGTCGGTGGCGTAACCTGCTGCTCTGTGTGTGCACGCCTTTCTGCtgtctgctgctgttcttcACCTACGCGGCTGTCAACATAAGTATCAGCCTAAATGGCGTTTCGTCCCGTCCCGAAAGGGCAGAGAATGTGATCCTCCCTGTGATTCCTACCACTTTCTGGGAACACCATAGCAGTGCCTTTTGGAACCAGCTCCAGAGGGCCGTGGACTACCACTTCAACCCCATCCTGTACTCGGAGAGCCGGAATCGATCGGCGATTGTCCACTTAGGTGATTCCTTACTCAACAAAAGTTTCTTTGAAGTTACCAACATGGGTCACATGAAGAAGAAACTTGAGGAACTGCCACCAGCCATGCAGAAGTATGTCAGTCACATGCAAAGGAGGAGCTACCCCGTCCTGATCCAGCCAGACGGGGCGTGTGGGGCCAAAGCGAGGCGTGAGGATCAGACGCCTTTCATTCTGTTCGCCATCAAGTCATCAGAACTGAACATCAAGAACCGACAAGCCATCCGACAGACGTGGGGTCAGGTGGGATGGGTGCAGGGGCAGAAGAACAGCAGCAACAAAGAAGAAGTAGGAGGATACGTCCGGAGGGTGTTCTTGCTCGGCAAGGAAGACTCCCATTTTCTGGGTGCAAATATGTCTCACCTGCTGAACGCGGAGAACAGACGTTACGGAGACATCCTGCAGTGGGACTTTGAAGACACCTTTTTCAACCTCACCCTGAAGGACGTCCTCTTCTGGAGCTGGTTCTCACGCAACTGTGGTCGGACTCTCTTCGTCTTCAAGGGCGACGACGACGTCTTCGTCAACACTCCAAAACTCATCTCCTACCTCCACGAAGAGCTGAAGAAACCGCACGCGCACGCCACCATGAAGGAATTCATGATCGGAGACGTCATAGGAGATGCGATGCCGATCCGAGCGAAGTACTCCAAGTACTTTGTGCCGGACAGCTTCTACAAGGGCATCTACCCCAGCTACGCAGGTGGAGGAGGGGTGGTGTACTCGGGCCATTTGGCTCGACGCTTGCACCACATCTCTAAAACCGTCCACCTGTACCCCATCGACGACGTCTTTGTAGGGATGTGCATGCTTCGCCTGAACGCACTCCCCATCCATCACCCCTCTTTCCTCACATTTGACTTCCCGTCCACCATTAAAGAGGATCCGTGCGCCGATCACACCGTTCTGCTGGTCCACAAAAGAGGCCCTGAGCAGTTGGTGGAGATGTGGGCCGAGTTGAAAAGGACCTGGACGCAATGTCGGGACGTTCCTCTGTGGGCTCCGGTTATAAAAAAGCCATGA